In a single window of the Streptococcus ilei genome:
- a CDS encoding glycosyltransferase family 2 protein has protein sequence MISQILMIFTLISIWLSLAWGLVILISAVQFWLKHSDFRVDTSPLLYYPKVTIVVPAHNEDVVIAQTAKAILDMNYPHDRVELLLFADNCSDRTYEECLAVKALPEYAGRDVTIIDRTGTGGKAGVLNDALKMATGDYICVYDADAMPEKNALYFLVKEVLKDPERHVASFGRNKTRNANQNFLTRCINQEIVVTQRVHHVGMWNLFKIGRIPGTNFIIQTEFVKSIGGWKNGALTEDTDISFKIMQSGKLIALAYNSEAFQQEPETLKTYYMQRKRWAKGNYEVVLSNFKHLFGKGNWRVKLEVFNYSCIFFWFNAAIVLSDLIFFANVLAMFIHLFAPGVQIPFAFDSENIYIAQLMLFNWVLMIGLYLLQINIAMASQFGQATVKQIWLALAAYFSYSQLFIIVSIDSISSIIMDKLLHREGTKWVKTKRFAG, from the coding sequence ATGATCAGTCAAATTTTAATGATTTTCACCTTGATTTCTATCTGGTTATCTCTAGCCTGGGGCTTGGTAATCTTGATTTCAGCGGTTCAATTCTGGTTGAAACACAGTGATTTTCGAGTGGATACGAGCCCGCTTCTCTATTATCCTAAAGTAACCATTGTGGTACCTGCCCACAATGAAGATGTGGTCATTGCTCAAACTGCTAAGGCGATTTTGGATATGAATTACCCTCATGATCGTGTGGAGTTGCTTCTCTTTGCAGATAACTGCTCGGATCGTACCTATGAGGAGTGTTTGGCTGTCAAGGCCCTTCCGGAATACGCTGGACGTGACGTGACCATTATTGACCGTACCGGTACAGGTGGGAAAGCTGGAGTATTAAATGATGCCTTGAAGATGGCGACAGGAGATTATATCTGTGTCTATGATGCAGATGCTATGCCTGAGAAAAATGCTCTTTATTTCTTGGTTAAGGAAGTTCTTAAAGATCCAGAACGTCATGTGGCTTCATTTGGACGCAATAAGACGAGAAATGCTAACCAGAACTTCTTGACGCGCTGTATCAACCAAGAAATCGTCGTGACCCAACGGGTTCACCACGTCGGGATGTGGAATCTCTTCAAAATCGGACGGATTCCAGGGACCAACTTTATTATCCAAACAGAATTTGTCAAAAGTATCGGTGGTTGGAAGAATGGTGCCTTGACGGAAGATACGGATATTTCCTTCAAGATTATGCAAAGCGGAAAACTGATCGCCTTGGCTTACAACTCGGAAGCCTTCCAACAAGAGCCAGAGACCCTAAAAACCTACTACATGCAACGGAAACGTTGGGCAAAAGGGAACTACGAGGTTGTACTTTCCAACTTTAAACACTTATTCGGAAAAGGGAACTGGCGGGTAAAACTAGAGGTCTTCAACTATTCATGTATTTTCTTCTGGTTTAATGCAGCGATTGTCTTGTCAGACTTGATTTTCTTTGCCAATGTCCTTGCCATGTTTATCCATCTCTTTGCTCCGGGTGTACAGATTCCTTTTGCTTTTGACTCCGAAAATATCTACATTGCCCAATTGATGCTCTTTAACTGGGTGCTAATGATTGGTTTGTATTTGTTGCAAATCAACATTGCCATGGCTTCTCAGTTTGGTCAGGCGACGGTGAAACAGATTTGGTTGGCCCTAGCAGCCTACTTTAGCTATTCCCAACTCTTTATCATTGTTTCGATTGATTCGATTTCATCCATCATCATGGATAAATTGCTTCACCGTGAAGGAACCAAGTGGGTGAAAACGAAACGGTTTGCTGGTTAG
- a CDS encoding glycosyl hydrolase family 8: MRTKKMKYLWFVVILAVFCLTLFLARTRSKVEMRNRLYRQWTEHYLVTDGKQSYVRTTNSDQETVVLSEAQGYGMLITVEAAKKDLANQEDFDRLYRYYQNNRLDDTQLMAWKQIIKKGELSSEHQNATDGDLYIAYALMEAAKQWPEKGKGYQQQAKAILDDILKYNYNETTGVLTVGNWANQDSEFYHLMRTSDTLPSFFQSFYELTGNEQWLSIKEKMLAQLDAISSQTKTGLLPDFMWVDEQGARVADPDTIESKYDGAYSYNACRLPYNLAQSQDKTSQKLGKKMLDFFMKQRNIYAGYDLKGNALHQYQAASFIAPVSYAAENGDGYLKLVQQNKFIFMQDLSTENYYDATMTTMIALQLF, translated from the coding sequence ATGAGAACAAAAAAAATGAAATATTTATGGTTTGTGGTCATCCTGGCAGTCTTTTGTTTGACTCTCTTCTTGGCTCGGACAAGAAGCAAGGTGGAGATGCGGAACCGCCTCTATCGTCAATGGACGGAACACTACCTCGTGACGGATGGAAAACAGTCCTATGTTCGTACGACTAACAGTGACCAAGAAACGGTTGTCTTATCAGAAGCGCAAGGTTATGGCATGCTAATCACAGTAGAGGCTGCCAAGAAAGACCTAGCCAATCAAGAGGATTTTGACCGTCTGTATCGGTATTATCAAAACAATCGCTTAGACGATACCCAATTAATGGCTTGGAAACAAATCATCAAAAAAGGGGAGCTTTCATCTGAGCATCAAAATGCGACGGATGGTGATCTATATATAGCCTATGCCTTGATGGAGGCAGCAAAACAGTGGCCTGAAAAAGGTAAAGGCTATCAACAGCAAGCCAAGGCTATCTTGGACGATATTCTCAAGTACAACTACAATGAGACAACGGGTGTCTTGACCGTTGGGAATTGGGCCAATCAAGATTCCGAATTCTATCACTTGATGAGAACCTCTGATACCCTTCCATCCTTTTTCCAATCCTTCTATGAGTTGACTGGAAATGAACAATGGTTAAGTATTAAAGAGAAGATGTTGGCCCAGCTTGACGCTATCAGTTCACAAACTAAAACAGGCCTTCTGCCAGACTTTATGTGGGTAGATGAACAAGGAGCGCGTGTAGCGGATCCAGATACCATCGAATCCAAGTACGATGGTGCTTATTCTTACAATGCTTGTCGTCTGCCATACAACTTGGCTCAAAGCCAGGACAAGACCAGTCAAAAATTGGGCAAGAAGATGCTGGATTTCTTCATGAAGCAACGGAATATCTATGCAGGCTATGATCTGAAAGGCAATGCCCTTCATCAGTACCAAGCAGCTAGCTTCATTGCTCCGGTATCTTATGCGGCTGAAAATGGAGATGGCTATCTCAAATTGGTGCAGCAGAACAAGTTTATCTTTATGCAAGATCTATCAACAGAAAATTATTACGATGCAACCATGACAACCATGATTGCCCTTCAATTGTTCTAA
- a CDS encoding DUF1033 family protein, whose amino-acid sequence MYQVIEMYGDFEPWWFLEDWEKDIVASQRFDDYYEALKYYKRQWLLLREQSPLFKSRSDLMTIFWDPEDRRWCEECAEYVQQYHSVALLENDQQIPRSKRRPGYEKENAHTAHRSCKLDNETNQL is encoded by the coding sequence ATGTATCAAGTGATTGAAATGTATGGGGATTTCGAACCCTGGTGGTTTTTAGAAGATTGGGAGAAGGACATTGTCGCTAGTCAAAGATTTGATGACTATTATGAAGCCCTAAAATATTACAAACGCCAATGGTTACTTTTAAGAGAGCAATCTCCATTATTTAAAAGTAGAAGTGATTTAATGACAATTTTTTGGGATCCTGAGGATCGCCGCTGGTGTGAAGAATGTGCGGAATATGTGCAGCAGTACCATTCGGTTGCCCTATTAGAGAATGACCAGCAGATTCCGAGAAGCAAGCGCCGTCCAGGCTACGAAAAGGAGAATGCTCACACGGCTCATCGCTCTTGTAAGCTAGACAACGAGACAAATCAGTTATAG